A stretch of the Chelonoidis abingdonii isolate Lonesome George chromosome 11, CheloAbing_2.0, whole genome shotgun sequence genome encodes the following:
- the RNF167 gene encoding LOW QUALITY PROTEIN: E3 ubiquitin-protein ligase RNF167 (The sequence of the model RefSeq protein was modified relative to this genomic sequence to represent the inferred CDS: inserted 1 base in 1 codon; deleted 5 bases in 3 codons), producing MWPERAFPSPVAALLLRACLLLPPADAYIHAVTDHNSSMDFSDLPALFGAALPTEGLVGYLVEAKPSNACQPIDGPPDPSNVTRFIALIRRYECNFDIKVRGASGAGMGGQWGLVDQSGGAWSQDSWVLSPALGGEWGLVGCSSGGWEPGLLGSVPCTGGGSGSWWVRAGGLGARTPGFSPRLWEGSGGWCVRAGGWEPGLLGSLPGSGRGVGAGGLKPGGLGARTPGFSLRLWEGSIIRCVQHRKRLRRNRLSKEQLKKIPVHKYKKGDEYDVCAICLDRGYGRGDRLRSCPVAIAYSLACACDPWLTLARRPCPVCKQRVLRTAADSDSGARGHPQGESEEEERATSERTPTGWAPPSAATPLLRSMAXARGPPSGEEGSWEEQDGPQGLPPGQPPGGRGGRASLSDPQDAGGWLDLHPRQSFLGSEPLKGPEYHMHHQDVEIRDRLYPLSGQEKETQMLSQAGGPKFRVGRPETNFGF from the exons ATGTGGCCCGAGCGCGCCTTCCCCAGCCCCGTCGCCGCCCTCCTGCTCCGGGCCTGCTTGCTGCTCCCCCCGGCGGACGCCTACATCCACGCG GTGACAGATCACAACTCCAGCATGGACTTCTCGGACCTGCCCGCCCTCTTCGGGGCCGCGCTGCCCACGGAGGGACTCGTG GGCTACCTGGTGGAGGCCAAGCCGAGCAATGCCTGTCAGCCCATCGACGGCCCCCCGGACCCCAGCAACGTCACCCGGTTCATCGCCCTCATCCGCAGATACGAATGCAACTTCGACATCAAAGTGAGGGGGGCCtcgggggcagggatgggagggcagtgggggctggtggatcagagcgggggggcttggagccaggactcctgggttctctccccagctctgggaggggaatgggggctggtgggttgcagcagtgggggctgggagccaggactcctgggttctgtcccctgcACTGGGGGCGGGAGCGGgagctggtgggtcagagcagggggtctgggagccaggactcctgggttctctccccggctctgggaggggagtgggggctggtgcgttagagcagggggctgggagccaggactcctgggttctctccccggctctgggaggggagtgggggctggtgggttaaagccgggggggctgggagccaggactcctgggttctctcttcggctctgggaggggagt ATCATTCGCTGTGTGCAGCACCGAAAGAGGCTGCGGCGTAACCGGCTCTCCAAGGAGCAGCTGAAGAAAATCCCTGTTCACAAGTACAAGAAAG GGGACGAGTATGAC GTCTGTGCCATCTGTCTGGACCGAGGTTATGGGAGGGGCGACCGGCTGCGGTCCTGCCCTGTGGCCATTG CGTATTCACTTGCGTGTGCGTGCGACCCCTGGCTGACGCTGGCC AGACGACCTTGCCCCGTGTGTAAGCAGCGGGTGCTGCGGACGGCTGCGGACTCAGACTCGGGGGCGAGGGGGCACCCGCAGGGCgag agtgaggaggaagagcGCGCCACCTCAGAGCGAACCCCAACTGGCTGGGCCCCTCCCTCTGCCGCCACACCCCTCCTTCGCAGCATGG AGGCACGGGGCCCACCCTCTGGCGAGGAAGGCTCTTGGGAGGAACAGGATGGGCCCCAGGGGCTGCCCCCAGGGCAGCCCCCTGGAGGGCGGGGGGGCCGGGCATCCCTGTCTGACCCCCAAGATGCGGGGGGCTGGTTGGACCTCCACCCCCGCCAAAGCTTTCTTG GATCGGAGCCGCTCAAGGGACCTGAATATCACATGCACCACCAGGACGTGGAGATCCGGGACCGACTCTATCCCCTTTCTGGCCAGGAGAAGGAGACCCAGATGCTCTCCCAGGCGGGAGGCCCCAAATTCCGTGTGGGTCGGCCCGAAACCAACTTCGGGTTTTAA
- the SLC25A11 gene encoding mitochondrial 2-oxoglutarate/malate carrier protein translates to MAAAGARAGPKTSPSRNEVPVRGLAGMGATVFVQPLDLVKNRMQLSGEGAKTKEYKTSFHAVRSILRKEGIRGIYTGLSAGLLRQATYTTTRLGIYTILFEKLTKADGTPPNFFMKAGIGMTAGATGAFVGTPAEVALIRMTADGRLPPDQRRGYTNVFNALLRITREEGVLTLWRGCVPTMARAVVVNAAQLASYSQSKQFLLGSGYFRDNIFCHFCASMISGLVTTAASMPVDIAKTRIQNMRTIAGKPEYKNGLDVLLKVIRYEGFFSLWKGFTPYYARLGPHTVLTFIFLEQMNKFYKKFFLSA, encoded by the exons ATGGCGGCGGCTGGGGCCCGAGCGGGCCCCAAAACCTCACCCTCAAGAAACGAGGTTCCTGTTCGGGGCCTGGCCGG CATGGGGGCGACCGTCTTCGTGCAGCCCCTCGACTTGGTGAAGAACCGCATGCAGCTGAGCGGGGAAGGGGCCAAGACCAAAGAATACAAAACCAGCTTTCACGCTGTCAGGAGCATCCTCAGGAAGGAAGGCATCCGTGGCATCTACACTGG GCTGTCGGCAGGGCTTCTGAGACAGGCAACCTACACCACCACCCGTCTGGGCATCTACACCATCCTCTTTGAGAAGCTCACCAAGGCGGACGGCACGCCGCCCAACTTCTTCATGAAGGCAGGGATTGGCATGACGGCGGGGGCCACCGGGGCCTTTGTGGGGACGCCGGCTGAGGTGGCGCTCATCAGGATGACGGCGGATGGCAG GCTGCCCCCCGACCAGAGGAGAGGCTACACCAATGTCTTCAACGCGCTGCTGAGGATAACCCGCGAAGAGGGCGTGCTGACACTCTGGCGG gGCTGTGTCCCCACCATGGCCAGAGCGGTGGTCGTGAACGCTGCCCAGTTAGCCTCCTACTCGCAGTCCAAGCAGTTCCTGCTGGGCTCCG gttATTTCCGAGATAACATCTTCTGCCATTTCTGTGCCAGTATGATCAGCGGGCTGGTGACCACTGCTGCTTCGATGCCAGTGGATATTGCCAAGACCAG GATTCAGAACATGCGGACGATTGCCGGGAAGCCAGAGTACAAGAACGGTCTG GATGTGCTGCTGAAAGTCATCCGCTATGAGGGGTTCTTCAGCCTCTGGAAGGGCTTCACCCCCTACTATGCCCGCCTGGGCCCCCACACCGTCCTGACCTTCATCTTTCTTGAGCAGATGAACAAATTCTACAAGAAGTTCTTCCTCAGTGCCTAA